From a region of the Candidatus Omnitrophota bacterium genome:
- a CDS encoding YajQ family cyclic di-GMP-binding protein encodes MAKENFSFDIVSEVDMQEVDNAVNQAKKEMAQRYDFKNSKSSIDFNRAEKKLLLVGDDDFKLRSVKDILAGKFAKRGVSLKSLTFKDPQQVFGGHLQQEVDIATGIPKEKAKDLVAVIKGLGLKVQPQIEGEKVRVFSPKKDDLQAVMAHLRKIDFPLALNFCNYR; translated from the coding sequence ATGGCCAAAGAGAACTTTTCATTCGATATAGTTTCCGAAGTGGATATGCAGGAAGTCGATAACGCGGTGAACCAGGCGAAGAAGGAGATGGCCCAGCGCTATGACTTCAAGAACAGCAAGTCATCGATCGACTTCAACCGCGCCGAGAAGAAGCTCCTCCTTGTGGGCGACGACGACTTCAAGCTCCGTTCCGTCAAGGATATCCTGGCGGGCAAGTTCGCCAAGCGCGGCGTCTCGCTCAAGTCGCTCACGTTCAAGGACCCGCAGCAGGTGTTCGGCGGCCACCTCCAGCAGGAGGTCGATATCGCTACCGGGATCCCGAAGGAGAAGGCGAAGGACCTGGTCGCCGTCATAAAGGGCCTGGGGCTGAAGGTACAGCCGCAGATAGAGGGGGAGAAGGTCAGGGTATTCTCGCCGAAGAAGGACGACCTCCAGGCGGTCATGGCTCACCTGCGAAAGATAGATTTCCCGCTCGCGCTCAATTTCTGTAACTACAGATAA